In Candidatus Binatia bacterium, the DNA window GGACGCATATCCCGGTGGTATTTCTCAGCGCCGGGAATCCGCTGAAGCTGGTCAAAAGCTACAGCAGCTCGGGCAATAACCTGACGGGCATATCGAGCTCCGTTCTGGAGCTTACCGAAAAACGCCTTGAGCTTTTCAAGGGGCTGTCGTCTACGATCAGGCGCGTTATTTTTCTTACCAACCGAAAGGCGACGAATTACGAGGAGTATCTGGTCGCCACGCGGGGGGCGGCGCAAAGGATGGGCTTTACGCTCGTCGAGGTCGAGATCCAGGCGACGAACGTCGATGAGGTCAGTAAGCAAAGCGCTCTCGTAACGCGCAAGTCGGGCGAAGCGCTGTTTGTCCCGCCGGACATCGCGTTCGTCGGTGCAACGGAGTCGATCGCGCAGTGGGCCGTCAAGGAAAAACTCCCTGCGATAGGCCCGAATGTCCAGACCGTGAGAAGAGGTTTGCTCGCAGCTTACAGCTCGGACTATTATTCCTTGGGGCAGCAGGGCGCGCTCCTGGTCGATAAGATCCTTCGCGGCGCGAAACCCGCGGATCTTCCGATCGAGCAGCCCCACAAATTGCAGCTCGTCATCAACCTGAAGAGCGCCAAGGCCATCGGCATCAAACTTCCCAAGGAGATTCTCCTGCAGGCCGACGAATTGGTCGAATAGCGTGGGTCGGATATGACGTGGAAACGTGCCGTCGATTTTCTCACCTGGCGCGGCGGAGGCATTCGCCATCGGCTTCTGTGGACGGGATTGCTCTTTTTGGGGGTCGCGCTCCTGGCGAACACCATCGCCGGAACTCTGTACACGCGATCGCAAATCAAAAAAGCCACGGCCCAACTGCAAATGGAGGTCGCTTCCAAAATCGCCAACGAGATCACGGACATCGTCGAGCGTAAAATAGAACGGCTGTCCGACCTGGCGGTCTCGTTGAGCCTCTATGACTTCGGCAGCGAAGAGCAGAGACTCCTCGCCTTGCTGCTGCTCAAGAACGACCGGCCCGCCACTTCCATCGCGATTCTGAACGACCGGGGCATGGAAGTCGTGAAAGTTTCGGAGCGGCGGGTTTATCTTGCGAGCGACCTTTCCGACCAGAGTCGAGAAGATTACTTCAGAAGAGCGCTCGGCGGAGAACCGTACGTAAGCCCGGTTTATACCACCGACAAGGCCGAGCCTTATGTGACGATGGCGGTCCCGATCCAGGCGCGTCCGGGCCAAACGACAGGCGTCGTCGCCGTCGAGCTCAACCTGGCTTTTCTCTGGCAGATCGTCGGCGATGTCAGTTTCTCCGAGGCCGGCAAGGCCTATCTGGTGGACAGCCATGGAAATCTGATCGCGCACCAGGATCCGTCGCTGGTGTTAAAGAGAACGAATCTAAAAGAACACTACAAAGTCCGGAAGTTTCTAGACCGCCCCGAGGATCTAAAGGACCCGGATCCCGCCGAGGAAGGGACCGGCATCACGGGCAAATCCGTGCTCAGCACGTACGCCCCGGTGCGCGGAGTGAACTGGGCCGTGATCCTGACCGAGCCGGTGGATATCGCGCTCAAAGATCTGGTCACGATGCAGCGCTACGCGATCCTGCTGCTCGGCCTAGGGCTGATGATCGGCTCGATCGTCATCGTATGGGCCAGCAAAAAGATCACCGAGCCGATCCGGGAGCTTCATCGCGGGGCGGAAATCATCCGCCGGGGCAACCTCGACCACCGAGTGGAGATCAACAGCGGCGATGAAATGGAGCAGCTCGCGAGGGAATTCAATGAAATGGCCGCCGAGCTCAAAAGCTCCTATTCCACGTTGGAGCAGAGGGTCGAAGAACGGACCCGGGAGATCGCGGTTCTTTCGGAGGTCACGGCTACGGTCAATCGCTCGCTGGAGCTGGAATCGGTGTTGGAAGGGGTCATGCAAAAAATCCGCGAGATTTTTCATTTCGACGCGACCCGGATTTTTCTCTCCAGCCGTCAATCGGAGCACTTGTTGGAGTTGAAGGCTTCCTATGAAGTGGACCCGGAACTCGCCCCGCCAACAAAATTTTTCCGGCGCGGCGAGGGAATCGTCGGCAGGGCGGTCGAGAGCAGGGAAGCGATCATATTCGAGCATATTCAAAAGGACCCGCGCTATTCGAAGCTGACCCAAACTAACGCGGCGGAAAAAACGCGGCATTGCTTTTTGGCGGTTTTCCCCGTGCAGAGCAAACTCGAATGCATCGGCGCGGTCGTCTTTGTGGGCCGGGCGCCCCGGCGGCTGAAGGTCGAGGAGGTTCGGTTGTTGACCTCGATGACGGACCAAATCGGCGTGGCGGTTGAAAAGGTGAATCTTTTCGACGAGACGGTCGCCAGGGCCAACGAGCTGTCGGCGTTGTACGACGTCACGGCGACGGTGAACCAATCCCGCGATCCGGATGTCGTTTTGCAAGATGTGGTTCACAAGGTTTTGGCGCTCACCCATTTCGACGCGGCCCGAGTCTATCTCGTGGACGCGGAGGCCAAGGAGATCCGGTTGCGGATGCACCACGGCATCAGCGCAGAGTTCGCGGCCAAGACCGCAACGGACACGGTGGGAGTGGGAGTCAACGGCAACGTCGTGTTAACGGGAAAGCCGGTTATTTTCCAGGATATCCGATCCGATTCTCTATATGGCGAGCGGGCCGCCGCCGGCTTCGCCCGGCAGGAAGGCTTCCGGAGCTACATGAGCTTTCCGCTGAAGAGCAAGACCAAGACGGTCGGCGTCATCAACTTTCTCAGCCGAAACGTCCGTAGCCTGTTACCTAAGGATAAGGTCCTGCTCGTGTCGATGGCGAACCAGATCGGGGTGGCGCTTGAAAACGCCAATCTGTTCGAGCAGACCGTGGAAAAGGCGAAAGAGATCTCGGCTCTCTACGACGTGACCACGACCGTCAACCAATCCCTGGACCTGGAATCGGTTCTGCAAGAAGTCATCAAGAAGATCACCGATACGTTCCACTTCGATACGACGAGGATCTATCTCTCGGATCCGCAGACGGAGGAGATCCGGGTGCGGGCGTCCTACTCGCTCGACCGGCAGGATTTGACGCGCGTTCGCGTGTTTCACCCCGGCGAAGGGATCGTCGGCAAGGTGATGGAGGCCGGGCAGCCGATCATCTTCGAAGATCTCCGCGGCGATCGGCGATACAAAGAGCTGAGCAGCACCGGCAACACGCAGAGCGGCGGGTTTTGCTTTCTGGCGGTGTTTCCCATCGCGGCCAAGCTCAGCTCCGTGGGAGCGATTCTGTGTAACGGCCGGACCCCGCGGCGCCTTACCGCGAGCGAGGTTCAGCTGATCACCTCGATGGCGGGCCAAATCGGCGTTGCCGTCGAGAACGCGAGGCTTTTCTCCGAGACCAAGCAGAAGTCTCTCGAGCTGGAAAAGGCCAATCTGGAGATGCAGGAGGCCAGCCGCGCCAAGGCGGACTTCCTCGCCGCGATGTCGCACGAGCTGCGCACGCCGCTGAACGTCATCATCGGCAACGCCGATCTCTGCAAGGACGGCTTCTTCGGCGCAGTGAGCGAGCGGCAAAGGGGATCGCTCGAGAAGATCCTTCGCTATTCCAGAATCCTGCTCAAGCTCATCAACGACGTGCTGGCGCTCACGAAGGTCGAGGCGAGAAAGATGTCGGTGGACCTCTCCACGTTCGAAGTGGGCGAAGTCGTTACGCAGGTGCAAAACTACGTGGAGCAGTTGAACCCCGACAACCGGATCAAAATCTCATGGGAAGTGCCGTCCGATTTGCGTCCGATAACCACCGACGCGCTGAAACTCGAGGAGATTTTGCAGAACCTGATCGGCAACGCTTACAAGTTCACGCCCCACGGCGCCATCGACATTCGAGTGAGCGATCTCAACGGAAGGGACCGCATCGAGTTTGCCGTTGCCGATACCGGGATCGGCATCAAACCGGGGGATTTGGAAAGAATCTTCGAAGAATTCCACCAGCTCGACGAGGCGCACACGGGAACCTATTCGGGCGTCG includes these proteins:
- a CDS encoding ABC transporter substrate-binding protein, with amino-acid sequence MKLRGWIFVLQIVFTLCFPRASEAQKVYRISALVAEDQFLTAVEGFKKKMSDVGYVEKKNIKYDFHNAKGDVDALKKLAEKIVRDVPDLIVTSSTTATVPVAKLTEGTHIPVVFLSAGNPLKLVKSYSSSGNNLTGISSSVLELTEKRLELFKGLSSTIRRVIFLTNRKATNYEEYLVATRGAAQRMGFTLVEVEIQATNVDEVSKQSALVTRKSGEALFVPPDIAFVGATESIAQWAVKEKLPAIGPNVQTVRRGLLAAYSSDYYSLGQQGALLVDKILRGAKPADLPIEQPHKLQLVINLKSAKAIGIKLPKEILLQADELVE
- a CDS encoding GAF domain-containing protein, whose translation is MTWKRAVDFLTWRGGGIRHRLLWTGLLFLGVALLANTIAGTLYTRSQIKKATAQLQMEVASKIANEITDIVERKIERLSDLAVSLSLYDFGSEEQRLLALLLLKNDRPATSIAILNDRGMEVVKVSERRVYLASDLSDQSREDYFRRALGGEPYVSPVYTTDKAEPYVTMAVPIQARPGQTTGVVAVELNLAFLWQIVGDVSFSEAGKAYLVDSHGNLIAHQDPSLVLKRTNLKEHYKVRKFLDRPEDLKDPDPAEEGTGITGKSVLSTYAPVRGVNWAVILTEPVDIALKDLVTMQRYAILLLGLGLMIGSIVIVWASKKITEPIRELHRGAEIIRRGNLDHRVEINSGDEMEQLAREFNEMAAELKSSYSTLEQRVEERTREIAVLSEVTATVNRSLELESVLEGVMQKIREIFHFDATRIFLSSRQSEHLLELKASYEVDPELAPPTKFFRRGEGIVGRAVESREAIIFEHIQKDPRYSKLTQTNAAEKTRHCFLAVFPVQSKLECIGAVVFVGRAPRRLKVEEVRLLTSMTDQIGVAVEKVNLFDETVARANELSALYDVTATVNQSRDPDVVLQDVVHKVLALTHFDAARVYLVDAEAKEIRLRMHHGISAEFAAKTATDTVGVGVNGNVVLTGKPVIFQDIRSDSLYGERAAAGFARQEGFRSYMSFPLKSKTKTVGVINFLSRNVRSLLPKDKVLLVSMANQIGVALENANLFEQTVEKAKEISALYDVTTTVNQSLDLESVLQEVIKKITDTFHFDTTRIYLSDPQTEEIRVRASYSLDRQDLTRVRVFHPGEGIVGKVMEAGQPIIFEDLRGDRRYKELSSTGNTQSGGFCFLAVFPIAAKLSSVGAILCNGRTPRRLTASEVQLITSMAGQIGVAVENARLFSETKQKSLELEKANLEMQEASRAKADFLAAMSHELRTPLNVIIGNADLCKDGFFGAVSERQRGSLEKILRYSRILLKLINDVLALTKVEARKMSVDLSTFEVGEVVTQVQNYVEQLNPDNRIKISWEVPSDLRPITTDALKLEEILQNLIGNAYKFTPHGAIDIRVSDLNGRDRIEFAVADTGIGIKPGDLERIFEEFHQLDEAHTGTYSGVGLGLSIVKKYLELLRGDIRVESEPGGGTTFTFTLPYESESVRREEAGGSTLGISAHS